Proteins encoded in a region of the Coregonus clupeaformis isolate EN_2021a chromosome 9, ASM2061545v1, whole genome shotgun sequence genome:
- the LOC121573429 gene encoding alpha-adducin isoform X19, translated as MNGDSGAGVVTAPPPTTAPHKERYFDRVDESSPEYQRERNMAPDLRQDFNMMEQRKRVSMILQSPAFCDELDTMIQDQLKRGKTPTSLLALQQIADFMTTGIPTMYPAAPQGGMAALNMTPQGGMTAFNMSLGMVTPVNDLRGSDSISYEKGEKLFRCKLAAFYRLTDLFGWSQLIYNHLTVRVNSDQERFLIVPFGLLYSEVSASSLVKINIQGEMVDRGSTNLGVNQAGFTLHSAIYAARPDIKCIVHVHTPAGAAVSAMKCGLLPISPEALTLGEVAYHDYHGIVVDEEEKVLIQKNLGPTSKVLILRNHGLVSVGETVEEAFYYIHNLVTACEIQVRTLASAGGPDNLVMLDPAKYKARPRCSEHVEGSTHPKWLVGEQEFEAYMRMLDNLGYRTGYPYRCPALRDKAKKFSSDVEIAPSATGYSYAEDSDSGARSPLKHSFQRQQRDKTRWLNSGRPEEAYEEGPDGGSPKSKTKVWTSITHDHVKPLLQSLSSGVCVPSCITNCLWTNEEGMRQAAVANQFVPLNTNPKEVLEMRNKIREQNLKDITTAGPESQVLCAGSMVDRSFVQRSSVCQDAPLSDCTDTIADLDLSEANSPAKSFRKGELVTASKAIIEKEYQPRVIINQKGPNPFNKQYDQELEDYRKEVELKQKGPDVQGEESFQLPSAGPGEGLSPSTSPQKPPLPLKPLCIPEQGAGVGLVIPGVSEPTPTASSKAAPPSSSTLPSRDTLTGSGGSQGSPGMSAGSGPGGYGEESPSESPHKEFHCAVLKALSTTNTELPALTEAPDSSDALPEPEEELKGQSPTRTPPSTPVRAEEDGNAKEYLLP; from the exons ATGAACGGTGACTCAGGTGCCGGGGTGGTGACTGCACCCCCTCCCACCACCGCCCCCCACAAGGAGCGCTACTTTGACCGTGTGGACGAGAGCAGCCCAGAGTACCAGAGGGAGAGGAACATGGCACCAGACCTCAGACAGGACTTCAACATGATGGAGCAGAGGAAGAGGGTCTCCATGATCCTGCAGAGCCcg GCGTTCTGTGATGAGCTGGATACGATGATTCAGGACCAGCTGAAGAGGGGAAAGACTCCCACCAGCCTGTTGGCCCTGCAGCAGATAGCTGACTTCATGACCACCGGTATCCCCACCATGTACCCTGCAGCACCACAGGGAGGCATGGCTGCACTCAACATGA CACCCCAAGGAGGCATGACTGCCTTCAACATGA GTCTGGGCATGGTAACCCCAGTGAATGACCTGCGTGGATCTGACTCAATCTCCTATGAGAAGGGAGAGAAGCTGTTTCGCTGTAAGCTAGCCGCCTTCTACCGCCTGACAGACCTCTTCGGCTGGTCCCAGCTCATCTACAACCACTTAACC GTCCGGGTGAATTCAGATCAGGAGAGGTTCCTGATTGTCCCTTTTGGGCTTCTGTACAGTGAAGTCTCCGCCTCCAGTCTG GTGAAGATTAACATACAAGGGGAGATGGTGGACCGAGGGAGCACCAACCTAGGGGTCAACCAGGCTGGCTTCACTCTCCACTCAGCCATCTACGCCGCCCGGCCAGACATCAAGTGCATCGTACACGTTCACACACCGGCTGGAGCTGCA GTGTCGGCCATGAAGTGTGGCCTGCTGCCCATCTCTCCAGAGGCCCTGACACTGGGGGAGGTGGCCTACCATGACTACCACGGCATCGTCGTAGACGAGGAGGAGAAGGTCCTCATACAGAAGAACCTGGGCCCAACCAGCAAG GTCCTGATCCTGAGAAACCATGGTCTGGTTTCTGTTGGGGAGACTGTGGAGGAAGCCTTCTACTATATCCACAACCTGGTCACTGCGTGTGAGATCCAG GTGCGCACCCTAGCCAGTGCTGGAGGGCCTGATAACCTGGTGATGCTGGACCCTGCTAAGTACAAGGCTCGGCCGCGGTGCTCTGAGCATGTCGAGGGCTCCACACACCCCAAGTGGCTGGTGGGGGAGCAGGAGTTTGAGGCTTACATGAGGATGCTGGATAACCTG GGCTACAGGACGGGCTACCCCTACAGGTGCCCTGCCCTGAGAGACAAAGCAAAAAAGTTCAGCAGCGACGTAGAGATCGCTCCCTCAGCCACGGGCTACTCCTATGCCGAGGACAGTGACTCAGGCGCTCGCTCCCCTCTCAAGCACAGCTTTCAGAGGCAGCAGCGCGACAAGACCCGCTGGCTCAACTCGGGCCGGCCGGAAGAGGCCTACGAGGAAGGGCCCGACGGCGGCAGTCCCAAGTCGAAGACTAAGGTGTGGACGAGCATTACACACGATCACGTCAAACCCTTGCTGCAGTCTCTCTCGTCCGGTGTCTGCGTGCCAAGCTGTATTACCAACTGCTTG TGGACGAATGAGGAAGGAATGCGACAGGCTGCAGTGGCCAATCAGTTTGTCCCGCTCAACACAAACCCCAAGGAGGTGCTGGAGATGAGGAACAAG ATCAGAGAGCAGAACCTGAAGGACATCACGACGGCAGGGCCAGAGTCCCAGGTGCTGTGTGCTGGAAGCATGGTGGATCGCTCCTTTGTCCAG AGAAGTTCAGTGTGTCAG GACGCCCCTCTGTCTGACTGTACGGACACTATTGCCGACCTCGATCTGTCAGAGGCCAATAGCCCTGCTAAGTCTTTTAGAAAG GGGGAGCTGGTGACAGCGTCTAAGGCCATCATAGAGAAGGAGTACCAGCCACGTGTCATCATCAACCAGAAAGGCCCCAACCCCTTCAATAAGCAGTATGACCAGGAGCTGGAGGATTACCGCAAGGAGGTGGAACTCAAACAGAAAGGACCCGATG TACAGGGTGAAGAGTCCTTCCAGCTCCCTTCAGCTGGGCCTGGGGAGGGcctgtccccctctacctcaCCACAGAAGCCCCCACTGCCGCTAAAGCCCCTCTGTATCCCAGAGCAGGGAGCTGGAGTCGGACTGGTCATCCCTGGGGTCTCTGAGCCTACCCCCACAGCCTCCTCCAAGGctgcccctccctcctcctccactctccccaGCCGAGACACCCTGACTGGGTCGGGGGGCAGTCAGGGGAGCCCTGGGATGTCTGCGGGATCGGGGCCCGGGGGCTACGGGGAAGAGTCCCCCTCAGAGTCTCCTCACAAGGAGTTTCACTGTGCCGTGCTGAAGGCTCTCAGCACCACCAACACAGAGCTGCCTGCCCTCACTGAGGCTCCag ACTCCTCAGACGCGTTACCAGAGCCTGAGGAAGAGTTAAAGGGTCAAAGTCCGACCCGCACACCACCCAGCACCCCTGTCAGAGCAGAGGAAG ATGGGAATGCTAAAGAGTACCTGTTGCCATAG
- the LOC121573429 gene encoding alpha-adducin isoform X17, whose protein sequence is MNGDSGAGVVTAPPPTTAPHKERYFDRVDESSPEYQRERNMAPDLRQDFNMMEQRKRVSMILQSPAFCDELDTMIQDQLKRGKTPTSLLALQQIADFMTTGIPTMYPAAPQGGMAALNMTPQGGMTAFNMSLGMVTPVNDLRGSDSISYEKGEKLFRCKLAAFYRLTDLFGWSQLIYNHLTVRVNSDQERFLIVPFGLLYSEVSASSLVKINIQGEMVDRGSTNLGVNQAGFTLHSAIYAARPDIKCIVHVHTPAGAAVSAMKCGLLPISPEALTLGEVAYHDYHGIVVDEEEKVLIQKNLGPTSKVLILRNHGLVSVGETVEEAFYYIHNLVTACEIQVRTLASAGGPDNLVMLDPAKYKARPRCSEHVEGSTHPKWLVGEQEFEAYMRMLDNLGYRTGYPYRCPALRDKAKKFSSDVEIAPSATGYSYAEDSDSGARSPLKHSFQRQQRDKTRWLNSGRPEEAYEEGPDGGSPKSKTKVWTSITHDHVKPLLQSLSSGVCVPSCITNCLWTNEEGMRQAAVANQFVPLNTNPKEVLEMRNKIREQNLKDITTAGPESQVLCAGSMVDRSFVQRSSVCQDAPLSDCTDTIADLDLSEANSPAKSFRKGELVTASKAIIEKEYQPRVIINQKGPNPFNKQYDQELEDYRKEVELKQKGPDVQGEESFQLPSAGPGEGLSPSTSPQKPPLPLKPLCIPEQGAGVGLVIPGVSEPTPTASSKAAPPSSSTLPSRDTLTGSGGSQGSPGMSAGSGPGGYGEESPSESPHKEFHCAVLKALSTTNTELPALTEAPDSSDALPEPEEELKGQSPTRTPPSTPVRAEEGDGNAKEYLLP, encoded by the exons ATGAACGGTGACTCAGGTGCCGGGGTGGTGACTGCACCCCCTCCCACCACCGCCCCCCACAAGGAGCGCTACTTTGACCGTGTGGACGAGAGCAGCCCAGAGTACCAGAGGGAGAGGAACATGGCACCAGACCTCAGACAGGACTTCAACATGATGGAGCAGAGGAAGAGGGTCTCCATGATCCTGCAGAGCCcg GCGTTCTGTGATGAGCTGGATACGATGATTCAGGACCAGCTGAAGAGGGGAAAGACTCCCACCAGCCTGTTGGCCCTGCAGCAGATAGCTGACTTCATGACCACCGGTATCCCCACCATGTACCCTGCAGCACCACAGGGAGGCATGGCTGCACTCAACATGA CACCCCAAGGAGGCATGACTGCCTTCAACATGA GTCTGGGCATGGTAACCCCAGTGAATGACCTGCGTGGATCTGACTCAATCTCCTATGAGAAGGGAGAGAAGCTGTTTCGCTGTAAGCTAGCCGCCTTCTACCGCCTGACAGACCTCTTCGGCTGGTCCCAGCTCATCTACAACCACTTAACC GTCCGGGTGAATTCAGATCAGGAGAGGTTCCTGATTGTCCCTTTTGGGCTTCTGTACAGTGAAGTCTCCGCCTCCAGTCTG GTGAAGATTAACATACAAGGGGAGATGGTGGACCGAGGGAGCACCAACCTAGGGGTCAACCAGGCTGGCTTCACTCTCCACTCAGCCATCTACGCCGCCCGGCCAGACATCAAGTGCATCGTACACGTTCACACACCGGCTGGAGCTGCA GTGTCGGCCATGAAGTGTGGCCTGCTGCCCATCTCTCCAGAGGCCCTGACACTGGGGGAGGTGGCCTACCATGACTACCACGGCATCGTCGTAGACGAGGAGGAGAAGGTCCTCATACAGAAGAACCTGGGCCCAACCAGCAAG GTCCTGATCCTGAGAAACCATGGTCTGGTTTCTGTTGGGGAGACTGTGGAGGAAGCCTTCTACTATATCCACAACCTGGTCACTGCGTGTGAGATCCAG GTGCGCACCCTAGCCAGTGCTGGAGGGCCTGATAACCTGGTGATGCTGGACCCTGCTAAGTACAAGGCTCGGCCGCGGTGCTCTGAGCATGTCGAGGGCTCCACACACCCCAAGTGGCTGGTGGGGGAGCAGGAGTTTGAGGCTTACATGAGGATGCTGGATAACCTG GGCTACAGGACGGGCTACCCCTACAGGTGCCCTGCCCTGAGAGACAAAGCAAAAAAGTTCAGCAGCGACGTAGAGATCGCTCCCTCAGCCACGGGCTACTCCTATGCCGAGGACAGTGACTCAGGCGCTCGCTCCCCTCTCAAGCACAGCTTTCAGAGGCAGCAGCGCGACAAGACCCGCTGGCTCAACTCGGGCCGGCCGGAAGAGGCCTACGAGGAAGGGCCCGACGGCGGCAGTCCCAAGTCGAAGACTAAGGTGTGGACGAGCATTACACACGATCACGTCAAACCCTTGCTGCAGTCTCTCTCGTCCGGTGTCTGCGTGCCAAGCTGTATTACCAACTGCTTG TGGACGAATGAGGAAGGAATGCGACAGGCTGCAGTGGCCAATCAGTTTGTCCCGCTCAACACAAACCCCAAGGAGGTGCTGGAGATGAGGAACAAG ATCAGAGAGCAGAACCTGAAGGACATCACGACGGCAGGGCCAGAGTCCCAGGTGCTGTGTGCTGGAAGCATGGTGGATCGCTCCTTTGTCCAG AGAAGTTCAGTGTGTCAG GACGCCCCTCTGTCTGACTGTACGGACACTATTGCCGACCTCGATCTGTCAGAGGCCAATAGCCCTGCTAAGTCTTTTAGAAAG GGGGAGCTGGTGACAGCGTCTAAGGCCATCATAGAGAAGGAGTACCAGCCACGTGTCATCATCAACCAGAAAGGCCCCAACCCCTTCAATAAGCAGTATGACCAGGAGCTGGAGGATTACCGCAAGGAGGTGGAACTCAAACAGAAAGGACCCGATG TACAGGGTGAAGAGTCCTTCCAGCTCCCTTCAGCTGGGCCTGGGGAGGGcctgtccccctctacctcaCCACAGAAGCCCCCACTGCCGCTAAAGCCCCTCTGTATCCCAGAGCAGGGAGCTGGAGTCGGACTGGTCATCCCTGGGGTCTCTGAGCCTACCCCCACAGCCTCCTCCAAGGctgcccctccctcctcctccactctccccaGCCGAGACACCCTGACTGGGTCGGGGGGCAGTCAGGGGAGCCCTGGGATGTCTGCGGGATCGGGGCCCGGGGGCTACGGGGAAGAGTCCCCCTCAGAGTCTCCTCACAAGGAGTTTCACTGTGCCGTGCTGAAGGCTCTCAGCACCACCAACACAGAGCTGCCTGCCCTCACTGAGGCTCCag ACTCCTCAGACGCGTTACCAGAGCCTGAGGAAGAGTTAAAGGGTCAAAGTCCGACCCGCACACCACCCAGCACCCCTGTCAGAGCAGAGGAAG GAGATGGGAATGCTAAAGAGTACCTGTTGCCATAG
- the LOC121573429 gene encoding alpha-adducin isoform X1, with protein MNGDSGAGVVTAPPPTTAPHKERYFDRVDESSPEYQRERNMAPDLRQDFNMMEQRKRVSMILQSPAFCDELDTMIQDQLKRGKTPTSLLALQQIADFMTTGIPTMYPAAPQGGMAALNMTPQGGMTAFNMSLGMVTPVNDLRGSDSISYEKGEKLFRCKLAAFYRLTDLFGWSQLIYNHLTVRVNSDQERFLIVPFGLLYSEVSASSLVKINIQGEMVDRGSTNLGVNQAGFTLHSAIYAARPDIKCIVHVHTPAGAAVSAMKCGLLPISPEALTLGEVAYHDYHGIVVDEEEKVLIQKNLGPTSKVLILRNHGLVSVGETVEEAFYYIHNLVTACEIQVRTLASAGGPDNLVMLDPAKYKARPRCSEHVEGSTHPKWLVGEQEFEAYMRMLDNLGYRTGYPYRCPALRDKAKKFSSDVEIAPSATGYSYAEDSDSGARSPLKHSFQRQQRDKTRWLNSGRPEEAYEEGPDGGSPKSKTKVWTSITHDHVKPLLQSLSSGVCVPSCITNCLWTNEEGMRQAAVANQFVPLNTNPKEVLEMRNKIREQNLKDITTAGPESQVLCAGSMVDRSFVQRSSVCQDAPLSDCTDTIADLDLSEANSPAKSFRKGELVTASKAIIEKEYQPRVIINQKGPNPFNKQYDQELEDYRKEVELKQKGPDVQGEESFQLPSAGPGEGLSPSTSPQKPPLPLKPLCIPEQGAGVGLVIPGVSEPTPTASSKAAPPSSSTLPSRDTLTGSGGSQGSPGMSAGSGPGGYGEESPSESPHKEFHCAVLKALSTTNTELPALTEAPDSSDALPEPEEELKGQSPTRTPPSTPVRAEEAALQVLQMNHFLLTTSPTTHSPTESQLEHTYKDESDQATLRQTLPDLTPDDEPSDAPVPSLPAEDPATPAATEQPTAEGEEPADADGEQDGDESPSKSPSKKKKKFRTPSFLKKNKKKTEEKAEKAKEP; from the exons ATGAACGGTGACTCAGGTGCCGGGGTGGTGACTGCACCCCCTCCCACCACCGCCCCCCACAAGGAGCGCTACTTTGACCGTGTGGACGAGAGCAGCCCAGAGTACCAGAGGGAGAGGAACATGGCACCAGACCTCAGACAGGACTTCAACATGATGGAGCAGAGGAAGAGGGTCTCCATGATCCTGCAGAGCCcg GCGTTCTGTGATGAGCTGGATACGATGATTCAGGACCAGCTGAAGAGGGGAAAGACTCCCACCAGCCTGTTGGCCCTGCAGCAGATAGCTGACTTCATGACCACCGGTATCCCCACCATGTACCCTGCAGCACCACAGGGAGGCATGGCTGCACTCAACATGA CACCCCAAGGAGGCATGACTGCCTTCAACATGA GTCTGGGCATGGTAACCCCAGTGAATGACCTGCGTGGATCTGACTCAATCTCCTATGAGAAGGGAGAGAAGCTGTTTCGCTGTAAGCTAGCCGCCTTCTACCGCCTGACAGACCTCTTCGGCTGGTCCCAGCTCATCTACAACCACTTAACC GTCCGGGTGAATTCAGATCAGGAGAGGTTCCTGATTGTCCCTTTTGGGCTTCTGTACAGTGAAGTCTCCGCCTCCAGTCTG GTGAAGATTAACATACAAGGGGAGATGGTGGACCGAGGGAGCACCAACCTAGGGGTCAACCAGGCTGGCTTCACTCTCCACTCAGCCATCTACGCCGCCCGGCCAGACATCAAGTGCATCGTACACGTTCACACACCGGCTGGAGCTGCA GTGTCGGCCATGAAGTGTGGCCTGCTGCCCATCTCTCCAGAGGCCCTGACACTGGGGGAGGTGGCCTACCATGACTACCACGGCATCGTCGTAGACGAGGAGGAGAAGGTCCTCATACAGAAGAACCTGGGCCCAACCAGCAAG GTCCTGATCCTGAGAAACCATGGTCTGGTTTCTGTTGGGGAGACTGTGGAGGAAGCCTTCTACTATATCCACAACCTGGTCACTGCGTGTGAGATCCAG GTGCGCACCCTAGCCAGTGCTGGAGGGCCTGATAACCTGGTGATGCTGGACCCTGCTAAGTACAAGGCTCGGCCGCGGTGCTCTGAGCATGTCGAGGGCTCCACACACCCCAAGTGGCTGGTGGGGGAGCAGGAGTTTGAGGCTTACATGAGGATGCTGGATAACCTG GGCTACAGGACGGGCTACCCCTACAGGTGCCCTGCCCTGAGAGACAAAGCAAAAAAGTTCAGCAGCGACGTAGAGATCGCTCCCTCAGCCACGGGCTACTCCTATGCCGAGGACAGTGACTCAGGCGCTCGCTCCCCTCTCAAGCACAGCTTTCAGAGGCAGCAGCGCGACAAGACCCGCTGGCTCAACTCGGGCCGGCCGGAAGAGGCCTACGAGGAAGGGCCCGACGGCGGCAGTCCCAAGTCGAAGACTAAGGTGTGGACGAGCATTACACACGATCACGTCAAACCCTTGCTGCAGTCTCTCTCGTCCGGTGTCTGCGTGCCAAGCTGTATTACCAACTGCTTG TGGACGAATGAGGAAGGAATGCGACAGGCTGCAGTGGCCAATCAGTTTGTCCCGCTCAACACAAACCCCAAGGAGGTGCTGGAGATGAGGAACAAG ATCAGAGAGCAGAACCTGAAGGACATCACGACGGCAGGGCCAGAGTCCCAGGTGCTGTGTGCTGGAAGCATGGTGGATCGCTCCTTTGTCCAG AGAAGTTCAGTGTGTCAG GACGCCCCTCTGTCTGACTGTACGGACACTATTGCCGACCTCGATCTGTCAGAGGCCAATAGCCCTGCTAAGTCTTTTAGAAAG GGGGAGCTGGTGACAGCGTCTAAGGCCATCATAGAGAAGGAGTACCAGCCACGTGTCATCATCAACCAGAAAGGCCCCAACCCCTTCAATAAGCAGTATGACCAGGAGCTGGAGGATTACCGCAAGGAGGTGGAACTCAAACAGAAAGGACCCGATG TACAGGGTGAAGAGTCCTTCCAGCTCCCTTCAGCTGGGCCTGGGGAGGGcctgtccccctctacctcaCCACAGAAGCCCCCACTGCCGCTAAAGCCCCTCTGTATCCCAGAGCAGGGAGCTGGAGTCGGACTGGTCATCCCTGGGGTCTCTGAGCCTACCCCCACAGCCTCCTCCAAGGctgcccctccctcctcctccactctccccaGCCGAGACACCCTGACTGGGTCGGGGGGCAGTCAGGGGAGCCCTGGGATGTCTGCGGGATCGGGGCCCGGGGGCTACGGGGAAGAGTCCCCCTCAGAGTCTCCTCACAAGGAGTTTCACTGTGCCGTGCTGAAGGCTCTCAGCACCACCAACACAGAGCTGCCTGCCCTCACTGAGGCTCCag ACTCCTCAGACGCGTTACCAGAGCCTGAGGAAGAGTTAAAGGGTCAAAGTCCGACCCGCACACCACCCAGCACCCCTGTCAGAGCAGAGGAAG CCGCTTTGCAGGTCCTGCAAATGAACCATTTCCTCCTAACTACATCCCCCACCACCCACTCACCCACAGAGTCTCAGCTGGAGCACACCTATAAGGATGAGAGTGACCAGGCTACACTGAGACAGACCCTCCCTGACCTGACCCCAGACGACGAACCCTCCGACGCCCcagtcccctccctccctgccgAAGATCCTGCCACTCCCGCTGCTACCGAACAGCCCACCGCTGAGGGGGAGGAGCCTGCTGATGCTGACGGCGAACAGGACGGCGACGAATCCCCCAGCAAATCGCcttccaagaagaagaagaagttccGCACTCCTTCCTTCCTCAAGAAAAACAAAAAGAAGACTGAAGAAAAGGCTGAAAAAGCAAAGGAACCCTAG
- the LOC121573429 gene encoding alpha-adducin isoform X18 gives MNGDSGAGVVTAPPPTTAPHKERYFDRVDESSPEYQRERNMAPDLRQDFNMMEQRKRVSMILQSPAFCDELDTMIQDQLKRGKTPTSLLALQQIADFMTTGIPTMYPAAPQGGMAALNMTPQGGMTAFNMSLGMVTPVNDLRGSDSISYEKGEKLFRCKLAAFYRLTDLFGWSQLIYNHLTVRVNSDQERFLIVPFGLLYSEVSASSLVKINIQGEMVDRGSTNLGVNQAGFTLHSAIYAARPDIKCIVHVHTPAGAAVSAMKCGLLPISPEALTLGEVAYHDYHGIVVDEEEKVLIQKNLGPTSKVLILRNHGLVSVGETVEEAFYYIHNLVTACEIQVRTLASAGGPDNLVMLDPAKYKARPRCSEHVEGSTHPKWLVGEQEFEAYMRMLDNLGYRTGYPYRCPALRDKAKKFSSDVEIAPSATGYSYAEDSDSGARSPLKHSFQRQQRDKTRWLNSGRPEEAYEEGPDGGSPKSKTKVWTSITHDHVKPLLQSLSSGVCVPSCITNCLWTNEEGMRQAAVANQFVPLNTNPKEVLEMRNKIREQNLKDITTAGPESQVLCAGSMVDRSFVQRSSVCQDAPLSDCTDTIADLDLSEANSPAKSFRKGELVTASKAIIEKEYQPRVIINQKGPNPFNKQYDQELEDYRKEVELKQKGPDVQGEESFQLPSAGPGEGLSPSTSPQKPPLPLKPLCIPEQGAGVGLVIPGVSEPTPTASSKAAPPSSSTLPSRDTLTGSGGSQGSPGMSAGSGPGGYGEESPSESPHKEFHCAVLKALSTTNTELPALTEAPDSSDALPEPEEELKGQSPTRTPPSTPVRAEEDGNAKEYLLP, from the exons ATGAACGGTGACTCAGGTGCCGGGGTGGTGACTGCACCCCCTCCCACCACCGCCCCCCACAAGGAGCGCTACTTTGACCGTGTGGACGAGAGCAGCCCAGAGTACCAGAGGGAGAGGAACATGGCACCAGACCTCAGACAGGACTTCAACATGATGGAGCAGAGGAAGAGGGTCTCCATGATCCTGCAGAGCCcg GCGTTCTGTGATGAGCTGGATACGATGATTCAGGACCAGCTGAAGAGGGGAAAGACTCCCACCAGCCTGTTGGCCCTGCAGCAGATAGCTGACTTCATGACCACCGGTATCCCCACCATGTACCCTGCAGCACCACAGGGAGGCATGGCTGCACTCAACATGA CACCCCAAGGAGGCATGACTGCCTTCAACATGA GTCTGGGCATGGTAACCCCAGTGAATGACCTGCGTGGATCTGACTCAATCTCCTATGAGAAGGGAGAGAAGCTGTTTCGCTGTAAGCTAGCCGCCTTCTACCGCCTGACAGACCTCTTCGGCTGGTCCCAGCTCATCTACAACCACTTAACC GTCCGGGTGAATTCAGATCAGGAGAGGTTCCTGATTGTCCCTTTTGGGCTTCTGTACAGTGAAGTCTCCGCCTCCAGTCTG GTGAAGATTAACATACAAGGGGAGATGGTGGACCGAGGGAGCACCAACCTAGGGGTCAACCAGGCTGGCTTCACTCTCCACTCAGCCATCTACGCCGCCCGGCCAGACATCAAGTGCATCGTACACGTTCACACACCGGCTGGAGCTGCA GTGTCGGCCATGAAGTGTGGCCTGCTGCCCATCTCTCCAGAGGCCCTGACACTGGGGGAGGTGGCCTACCATGACTACCACGGCATCGTCGTAGACGAGGAGGAGAAGGTCCTCATACAGAAGAACCTGGGCCCAACCAGCAAG GTCCTGATCCTGAGAAACCATGGTCTGGTTTCTGTTGGGGAGACTGTGGAGGAAGCCTTCTACTATATCCACAACCTGGTCACTGCGTGTGAGATCCAG GTGCGCACCCTAGCCAGTGCTGGAGGGCCTGATAACCTGGTGATGCTGGACCCTGCTAAGTACAAGGCTCGGCCGCGGTGCTCTGAGCATGTCGAGGGCTCCACACACCCCAAGTGGCTGGTGGGGGAGCAGGAGTTTGAGGCTTACATGAGGATGCTGGATAACCTG GGCTACAGGACGGGCTACCCCTACAGGTGCCCTGCCCTGAGAGACAAAGCAAAAAAGTTCAGCAGCGACGTAGAGATCGCTCCCTCAGCCACGGGCTACTCCTATGCCGAGGACAGTGACTCAGGCGCTCGCTCCCCTCTCAAGCACAGCTTTCAGAGGCAGCAGCGCGACAAGACCCGCTGGCTCAACTCGGGCCGGCCGGAAGAGGCCTACGAGGAAGGGCCCGACGGCGGCAGTCCCAAGTCGAAGACTAAGGTGTGGACGAGCATTACACACGATCACGTCAAACCCTTGCTGCAGTCTCTCTCGTCCGGTGTCTGCGTGCCAAGCTGTATTACCAACTGCTTG TGGACGAATGAGGAAGGAATGCGACAGGCTGCAGTGGCCAATCAGTTTGTCCCGCTCAACACAAACCCCAAGGAGGTGCTGGAGATGAGGAACAAG ATCAGAGAGCAGAACCTGAAGGACATCACGACGGCAGGGCCAGAGTCCCAGGTGCTGTGTGCTGGAAGCATGGTGGATCGCTCCTTTGTCCAG AGAAGTTCAGTGTGTCAG GACGCCCCTCTGTCTGACTGTACGGACACTATTGCCGACCTCGATCTGTCAGAGGCCAATAGCCCTGCTAAGTCTTTTAGAAAG GGGGAGCTGGTGACAGCGTCTAAGGCCATCATAGAGAAGGAGTACCAGCCACGTGTCATCATCAACCAGAAAGGCCCCAACCCCTTCAATAAGCAGTATGACCAGGAGCTGGAGGATTACCGCAAGGAGGTGGAACTCAAACAGAAAGGACCCGATG TACAGGGTGAAGAGTCCTTCCAGCTCCCTTCAGCTGGGCCTGGGGAGGGcctgtccccctctacctcaCCACAGAAGCCCCCACTGCCGCTAAAGCCCCTCTGTATCCCAGAGCAGGGAGCTGGAGTCGGACTGGTCATCCCTGGGGTCTCTGAGCCTACCCCCACAGCCTCCTCCAAGGctgcccctccctcctcctccactctccccaGCCGAGACACCCTGACTGGGTCGGGGGGCAGTCAGGGGAGCCCTGGGATGTCTGCGGGATCGGGGCCCGGGGGCTACGGGGAAGAGTCCCCCTCAGAGTCTCCTCACAAGGAGTTTCACTGTGCCGTGCTGAAGGCTCTCAGCACCACCAACACAGAGCTGCCTGCCCTCACTGAGGCTCCag ACTCCTCAGACGCGTTACCAGAGCCTGAGGAAGAGTTAAAGGGTCAAAGTCCGACCCGCACACCACCCAGCACCCCTGTCAGAGCAGAGGAAG ATGGGAATGCTAAAGAGTACCTGTTGCCATA A